In the genome of Gemmatimonadaceae bacterium, one region contains:
- a CDS encoding ABC transporter ATP-binding protein has product MTTPTDTIHEEEALDKSYDAQLMRRLLRYVRPYMGLVVGALILLGIEGVLQLVGPFLTRQVIDVAIPAGDTTFLAQATAAFVLALLAQFACSYGQTWLTSMLGQRVMRDLRMQIFSHLQRLSVSFFDRNPAGRLITRVTSDVETLNELFTAGVVAGIGDLFTLVAIAIAMWIVDWRLATAAFVVIPFVLLVSRLFRKTVRESYGDVRVRLARINSFLQERISGMRVVQLFGREADEQRRFEQLNRDHLAANLRSITAYALYFPTIELLTSVALASLIVAGASRVEVGTLTIGTVAAFLQLVRRFFEPVQDLSEKYNIIQSAMASSERVFKLLDTPPTVPDLAPGPTPLVGRSVEVRFEDVWFAYDVAHTASGRAEDRGGDEPEWVLKGVTFTASPGKTTALVGHTGAGKTTIVNLLLRFYDPQRGRILLNGMDIRELPLAALRSVMGYVQQEIFLFAGDIATNIRLANPLDEAAVVSAARQVGADPIVRRLPGGYSHVLGERGASISVGERQLLSFARAIAADPPLLLLDEATSAVDSEIEGDIQRALRVLQAGRTTIAVAHRLSTIVSADEILVLHHGEVVERGTHRALVRKGGIYERLWRLQFGAGEALTPSAGNRLPPVGAVR; this is encoded by the coding sequence ATGACTACGCCAACGGACACCATCCACGAGGAAGAAGCACTCGACAAGAGCTACGACGCCCAGCTGATGCGGCGGCTGCTCCGGTACGTCCGGCCGTACATGGGGCTGGTCGTAGGCGCGCTAATCCTGCTGGGCATCGAGGGAGTGCTGCAGCTGGTAGGGCCGTTCCTAACCCGCCAGGTGATCGACGTCGCCATCCCGGCGGGCGACACGACGTTCCTCGCGCAGGCCACCGCGGCGTTCGTGCTGGCTCTGCTCGCCCAGTTCGCCTGCTCGTACGGCCAGACGTGGCTCACGAGCATGCTCGGCCAGCGGGTGATGCGCGATCTCCGGATGCAGATCTTCTCGCACCTGCAGCGGCTGTCGGTGTCGTTCTTCGACCGGAATCCGGCGGGACGGCTCATCACGCGCGTCACGAGCGACGTGGAGACGCTGAACGAGCTGTTCACCGCGGGCGTCGTCGCCGGGATAGGCGATCTCTTTACGCTGGTCGCGATCGCTATCGCGATGTGGATCGTGGATTGGCGGCTGGCCACGGCCGCGTTCGTCGTCATCCCGTTCGTGCTGCTCGTCTCGCGGCTCTTCCGGAAGACGGTGCGCGAGTCGTACGGCGACGTGCGGGTGCGGCTCGCGCGCATCAATTCGTTCCTCCAGGAGCGGATCAGCGGAATGCGGGTGGTGCAGCTGTTCGGGCGCGAGGCGGACGAGCAGCGGCGCTTCGAGCAGCTCAATCGTGATCACCTCGCGGCGAACCTTCGCTCGATCACCGCTTACGCTCTGTACTTTCCGACGATCGAGCTGCTGACGTCCGTCGCGCTAGCCAGCCTGATCGTCGCCGGCGCCTCGCGCGTCGAGGTGGGGACGCTGACCATCGGGACGGTGGCCGCCTTCCTCCAGCTCGTGCGCCGGTTCTTCGAGCCGGTCCAGGACCTGTCCGAGAAGTACAACATCATCCAGAGCGCCATGGCATCGTCGGAGCGCGTGTTCAAGCTGCTCGACACGCCCCCGACCGTGCCGGACCTCGCGCCGGGTCCGACGCCCCTGGTCGGACGGTCCGTGGAGGTGCGGTTCGAGGACGTCTGGTTCGCGTACGACGTCGCCCACACGGCCAGCGGGCGCGCGGAGGACCGCGGCGGCGACGAGCCGGAATGGGTCCTCAAGGGCGTGACCTTCACGGCCAGCCCGGGGAAGACGACCGCCCTCGTCGGCCACACCGGGGCGGGAAAGACCACGATAGTGAACCTGCTGCTGCGGTTCTACGACCCGCAGCGCGGGCGCATCCTCCTGAACGGCATGGACATACGGGAACTTCCCCTGGCGGCGCTCCGTAGCGTCATGGGCTACGTTCAGCAGGAGATCTTTCTCTTCGCGGGGGACATAGCCACGAACATCCGCCTGGCGAATCCTTTGGACGAGGCGGCCGTAGTGTCAGCAGCGCGCCAGGTGGGCGCGGACCCGATCGTTCGCCGCCTGCCGGGGGGATACTCCCACGTGCTCGGCGAGCGTGGTGCTTCCATAAGTGTCGGTGAGAGACAGCTTCTGTCGTTCGCGCGCGCGATCGCGGCAGATCCCCCGTTGCTACTTCTCGATGAAGCCACGAGCGCAGTTGACAGCGAGATCGAAGGCGACATCCAGCGCGCGCTGCGGGTATTGCAGGCGGGGCGCACGACCATCGCGGTGGCGCACCGCTTGAGCACCATCGTATCGGCGGACGAGATCCTGGTCCTGCACCACGGCGAAGTCGTCGAGCGCGGTACTCACCGCGCGCTCGTCCGCAAGGGCGGAATCTACGAAAGGCTGTGGCGGCTGCAGTTCGGAGCAGGCGAGGCTCTCACTCCATCTGCGGGCAATCGCTTGCCGCCCGTGGGGGCGGTCCGGTAG
- a CDS encoding outer membrane beta-barrel protein, producing the protein MRSTLRAVLAAVFAVFVASSTSQAQRPIELGMDATFTYFDTDPSVTAISIPAGQLRVGFFFSDALSFEPSFGLERIASDDASLTAWSAEAGLLWHFNPASAGTVVYARPFVGITGISADADGEGEDETDPTAGIGIGLKTPLMLGNRFRWRFEVGYARQFSNPDDVNAYGAAIGLSFFTR; encoded by the coding sequence ATGCGTAGCACGCTGAGAGCAGTGTTGGCGGCTGTTTTTGCCGTATTCGTCGCATCGAGCACTTCCCAGGCGCAACGTCCGATTGAGTTAGGGATGGACGCGACGTTTACCTACTTCGATACCGATCCAAGCGTCACCGCCATTTCGATTCCGGCGGGTCAGTTGCGCGTCGGCTTTTTCTTTTCCGATGCGCTGTCCTTCGAGCCGTCTTTCGGCCTTGAGCGCATCGCTAGCGATGACGCTAGTCTCACGGCATGGAGTGCGGAGGCCGGCCTTCTATGGCACTTCAACCCAGCCTCGGCGGGGACTGTTGTGTACGCACGTCCGTTTGTGGGGATAACCGGTATAAGCGCCGACGCTGACGGCGAGGGCGAGGACGAAACCGATCCGACCGCCGGTATAGGGATCGGCTTGAAAACGCCGCTTATGTTGGGCAATCGTTTCCGATGGCGGTTTGAAGTTGGGTACGCGCGACAATTCAGCAATCCGGATGATGTGAACGCTTATGGCGCGGCGATTGGGCTGTCCTTCTTCACCCGCTGA
- a CDS encoding protein kinase yields MMTLHERLEQALGSRYRVERELGQGGMAVVFLAHDARHEREVAVKVLRPEISAEIGAERFLREIKLAAGLTHPHILPVYDSGEADGLLFYVMPSMEGRSLRERLDRERQLPLDESLRIAREVASALDYAHRRRVVHRDIKPENILLHEGNAMVADFGIGKALSSRAGITQTGIAVGTPAYMSPEQASGDIDVDGRSDLYSLGCVLYEMLTGEPPFTGATAQAIIAKRFVSPIPSVRTARDVPVEVDDALSRALSRTPVDRFPTTADFAEALRQISTDAGRAPVRGHEPQASADANKAIAVLPFANMSADPENEYFSDGMTEEIISAIAKIPGLQVASRSSCFAFKGKAVDTREVGEKLGVGSVLEGSVRKIGNRIRVTAQLVNAQSGHHLWSETYDRQLEDVFEIQEEISRAIVESLKLRLTSSREQLVIPTKNIEAYTLYLKARFFYNRSSEPNLRKSIDFFQRVLLLEPGYARAYAGMADCWCRLADDWVAPDEAYPQAKMIAMRALQSEPDLAEAMTSVGKVLAWYEWDFAGAEQHLRRAVSLAPNDADAHWAFGSVLPTVGQLGEGMAEIRKALTLNPLDPWYSRWLARYLLYAGDYSGAIAQGEKIVELDENFFLAYIDLGSARLAQGEPEKALEWYQKGQRLESSVRSYDAFIVRALAELDRRDEAEEILARLEEEGRQHYVRWEIVAMGYAALGKNNEAFASLERAYQTRSGGLIYLHLEPGYKTLRADPRYDDLVRRIGLK; encoded by the coding sequence ATGATGACTCTCCACGAACGGCTTGAGCAGGCACTCGGAAGCAGGTATCGCGTCGAGCGAGAGCTCGGACAGGGGGGGATGGCCGTGGTGTTTCTTGCGCACGACGCCCGGCATGAAAGGGAGGTTGCGGTCAAGGTCCTCCGGCCCGAAATCTCCGCCGAGATCGGCGCCGAGCGCTTCCTTCGAGAGATCAAGCTTGCCGCAGGTCTGACTCATCCTCACATCCTTCCTGTGTACGACTCGGGCGAGGCGGACGGCCTCCTCTTCTACGTAATGCCGAGCATGGAGGGCCGCTCGTTGCGCGAGCGACTCGATCGCGAGCGACAGCTACCGCTCGACGAGAGCCTTCGTATCGCGAGGGAAGTCGCGTCCGCCCTGGATTACGCTCACCGGCGTCGCGTCGTCCACCGCGACATCAAGCCGGAGAATATTCTGCTGCACGAAGGGAACGCGATGGTGGCCGACTTCGGCATCGGCAAGGCGCTGAGCAGCCGCGCTGGGATCACCCAGACTGGAATAGCCGTAGGAACTCCCGCGTACATGAGCCCCGAACAGGCGAGTGGTGACATCGACGTGGACGGCCGCAGCGATTTGTACAGTTTGGGGTGCGTCCTCTACGAGATGCTGACCGGCGAGCCACCGTTCACCGGCGCGACGGCGCAGGCGATCATCGCCAAGCGCTTCGTATCGCCGATCCCGAGCGTCCGCACCGCCCGAGACGTTCCGGTCGAGGTGGATGACGCTCTCAGTCGAGCGCTGTCGCGGACTCCCGTTGACCGCTTTCCCACAACAGCCGACTTCGCCGAAGCGTTGCGACAGATCTCGACTGATGCAGGAAGAGCGCCGGTGCGCGGCCACGAGCCGCAAGCGAGCGCCGACGCCAACAAGGCTATCGCCGTGCTGCCGTTCGCCAACATGAGCGCGGATCCGGAGAATGAATATTTCAGCGACGGGATGACCGAAGAGATCATCAGCGCCATAGCAAAGATTCCCGGGCTTCAGGTGGCGTCGCGCAGCTCGTGCTTTGCGTTCAAGGGAAAGGCGGTGGACACGCGCGAAGTCGGCGAAAAGCTCGGCGTCGGCTCGGTTCTGGAAGGGAGCGTTCGCAAGATAGGAAACAGGATTCGAGTCACCGCCCAGCTCGTCAATGCGCAGAGCGGCCACCATCTCTGGTCGGAGACATACGACCGCCAGCTCGAGGACGTTTTCGAGATCCAGGAGGAGATTTCCCGCGCGATCGTCGAATCGTTGAAGCTCCGCCTGACGTCGAGCAGGGAACAGCTCGTAATCCCGACGAAGAACATCGAGGCCTACACACTGTACCTGAAGGCGCGCTTTTTCTATAACCGGTCCAGCGAGCCCAACCTCCGCAAGAGCATCGATTTCTTCCAGCGCGTGCTCCTGCTCGAGCCCGGCTACGCGCGCGCCTATGCCGGCATGGCGGACTGCTGGTGCCGGCTCGCCGACGACTGGGTTGCGCCGGACGAAGCGTATCCGCAGGCGAAAATGATCGCGATGCGGGCATTGCAGAGCGAGCCTGACCTCGCCGAGGCGATGACGTCAGTCGGAAAAGTACTGGCGTGGTACGAATGGGATTTCGCCGGCGCGGAACAGCATCTGCGCAGAGCGGTCTCGCTCGCTCCGAACGACGCGGATGCTCACTGGGCGTTCGGATCCGTTCTGCCGACTGTTGGGCAGCTCGGCGAAGGGATGGCGGAGATTCGGAAGGCGCTGACGCTGAATCCCCTGGACCCGTGGTACAGCCGGTGGCTCGCGCGGTATCTGTTGTACGCCGGAGACTACTCGGGCGCCATCGCGCAGGGTGAGAAAATCGTGGAGCTGGACGAGAACTTCTTTCTCGCCTACATCGATCTCGGCTCAGCGCGCCTCGCGCAAGGGGAGCCGGAGAAGGCCCTGGAGTGGTACCAGAAGGGTCAGCGGCTGGAGTCGAGCGTTCGATCCTACGACGCATTCATCGTGCGCGCGCTTGCGGAGCTGGATCGCCGCGACGAGGCCGAGGAGATCCTCGCGCGGCTCGAGGAAGAAGGCAGACAGCACTATGTGCGGTGGGAGATTGTGGCGATGGGGTACGCCGCTCTCGGCAAGAACAATGAAGCGTTCGCGTCGCTCGAGCGCGCGTATCAGACCCGGTCAGGCGGACTGATCTATCTGCATCTGGAACCCGGCTACAAGACGTTGCGGGCTGATCCCCGGTACGACGATCTGGTAAGGCGCATCGGACTGAAATAG
- a CDS encoding acetoacetate--CoA ligase — MTAFMLAVAERGYIAPLGASPAQSFQELWEWSVRDRLAFWNLVRDHCGLVCGERTCASHQEDGSDSIGLDRMAPPEPPMGPRWYPSLRLNFAENLLRYDDDRTALVFWNEGGRQRELTYRELKREALTIAAALQAAGVRAGDRVAGFMPNMPETVIAMLGATWIGAIWSSCSPDFGAQGVLDRFGQIEPKVLFCADGYRYAGKEIDCLERVRTIADRIPSIQHVVVVPYRSRSVTLDGIRAATSWSQFAVKAGGVRGAGTGGVANDQGDPAQFAGAPPGVSPSRRGRPPDPAGPAGGTSKPDPARMPFDHPVYVMYSSGTTGLPKCMVHGAGGTLLQHLKEHVLHTDITRDDKVFYFTTCGWMMWNWLVGSLAVGATVILYDGAPLAPSPASLWDMAEREKITVFGTSAKYIALCEKEGLAPARTHDLSALRAILSTGSPLAAHSFDYVYRDVKRDVHLASITGGTDIISCFALGNPIAPVYRGEIQTRGLGMAVDVLDEDGRPLRGAPGELVCTKPFPSMPVAFWNDPDGSKYRAAYFEHFPGVWRHGDWAELTERGGMIIHGRSDATLNPGGVRIGTAEIYRQVEQLPEIVESVVIGQRVAGVGGEMDERIVLFVRLREGDRLDVALEDRIRQQIRSNTSPLHVPKVIVQVADIPRTISGKISELAVRDTIHGRPVKNTEALANPAALGQYRDLAQLKQ; from the coding sequence ATGACCGCGTTCATGTTGGCGGTAGCCGAGCGCGGATACATCGCGCCGTTGGGTGCATCGCCCGCCCAGTCGTTTCAAGAGCTGTGGGAGTGGTCGGTGCGCGACCGGCTCGCGTTCTGGAACCTCGTGCGCGACCACTGCGGGCTCGTCTGCGGCGAGCGCACGTGCGCGTCGCACCAGGAAGACGGTTCCGATAGCATCGGTCTCGACCGCATGGCTCCGCCGGAGCCGCCGATGGGGCCGCGCTGGTATCCGTCGCTGCGTCTCAACTTCGCCGAGAACCTGCTTCGCTACGACGATGACCGGACCGCGCTCGTCTTCTGGAACGAGGGAGGCCGCCAGCGCGAGCTGACATACCGCGAGCTGAAGCGCGAGGCCCTGACGATCGCCGCGGCGCTGCAAGCCGCCGGCGTGCGCGCGGGCGACCGCGTCGCCGGCTTCATGCCCAACATGCCCGAGACCGTGATCGCCATGCTCGGCGCCACCTGGATCGGCGCGATCTGGTCCTCATGCTCTCCCGACTTCGGCGCGCAGGGCGTGCTCGACCGCTTCGGCCAGATCGAGCCCAAGGTGCTGTTCTGCGCGGACGGCTACCGCTACGCCGGGAAGGAGATCGACTGCCTCGAGCGCGTGCGCACGATTGCCGACCGCATCCCCTCGATCCAACATGTCGTTGTCGTGCCCTACCGCTCGCGCTCAGTGACTCTGGATGGAATCCGCGCGGCAACGAGCTGGTCGCAGTTCGCAGTGAAGGCCGGCGGGGTCCGGGGGGCCGGCACCGGTGGCGTGGCGAACGACCAAGGAGACCCCGCGCAGTTTGCGGGGGCTCCGCCGGGAGTCTCGCCTAGCCGCCGAGGCCGGCCCCCAGACCCCGCCGGCCCCGCCGGAGGCACGTCCAAGCCAGACCCCGCGCGGATGCCATTCGATCACCCCGTGTACGTGATGTATTCCTCGGGCACGACCGGGCTGCCGAAATGCATGGTACACGGCGCCGGCGGAACCCTGCTCCAGCATCTCAAGGAACACGTCCTGCACACCGACATCACGCGCGACGACAAAGTCTTCTACTTCACCACCTGCGGCTGGATGATGTGGAACTGGCTGGTCGGCTCGCTCGCGGTCGGCGCGACCGTGATCCTGTACGACGGCGCCCCGCTCGCTCCGTCGCCCGCGTCGCTGTGGGACATGGCCGAGCGCGAGAAGATCACCGTGTTCGGCACGAGCGCCAAGTACATCGCGCTGTGCGAGAAGGAAGGGCTCGCGCCCGCGCGCACGCACGATCTCTCCGCGCTGCGCGCCATTCTCTCGACCGGCAGCCCCCTGGCCGCGCACAGCTTCGATTACGTGTACCGCGACGTCAAGCGCGACGTCCACCTCGCCAGCATCACCGGCGGCACCGACATCATCTCCTGCTTCGCGCTCGGTAACCCGATCGCGCCGGTGTATCGCGGCGAGATCCAGACGCGCGGGCTCGGCATGGCGGTGGACGTGCTCGACGAAGACGGCCGGCCGCTGCGCGGCGCTCCGGGCGAGCTCGTCTGCACGAAACCGTTTCCGAGCATGCCCGTCGCGTTCTGGAACGATCCGGACGGGTCGAAGTATCGCGCCGCGTACTTCGAGCACTTTCCGGGAGTGTGGCGGCATGGCGACTGGGCGGAGCTGACGGAGCGCGGAGGGATGATCATCCATGGCCGCAGCGACGCCACGCTCAACCCCGGCGGCGTGCGCATCGGCACGGCCGAGATATACCGGCAGGTCGAGCAGCTCCCGGAGATCGTCGAGAGCGTCGTCATCGGACAGCGCGTCGCCGGCGTGGGCGGCGAGATGGACGAGCGGATCGTGCTGTTCGTGCGGCTGCGTGAGGGAGATCGGCTCGACGTGGCGCTGGAGGACCGCATCCGCCAGCAGATCCGGAGCAACACCAGTCCGCTGCACGTGCCGAAAGTCATCGTGCAGGTCGCCGACATTCCGCGCACGATCAGCGGAAAGATCAGCGAGCTCGCCGTGCGCGACACGATTCACGGCCGGCCGGTGAAGAACACCGAGGCGTTGGCAAACCCAGCGGCGCTGGGACAGTACCGCGACCTTGCGCAACTAAAGCAATAG
- a CDS encoding homogentisate 1,2-dioxygenase, which yields MPIYHTLGQIPRKRHIAFRKPDGGLYAEELMGHEGFTGTSSLLYHTYPPTTVKSARRIKEVVYQPDPDQTLKHRHFLTSRAKKGGSPTLDRTPLLFNPDIAMLYVEPDENDAHFYRNAQGDEVVYVAKGQGMLETIFGDLPFHEGDYLVIHRGIMHRYKLDLGAEAPKLLVFESRGHVRWPTRYRNEFGQLLEGAPYSERDIRRPLQLNTHDEMGDFPILVKQTNGINEIVLDHHPFDVVGWDGYFYPWAFNINDFEPIVGRVHQPPPVHQTFQGDGFVICSFCPRPYDFHPEAVPAPYNHSNVDSDEVLYYASSEFMSRKGIEFGSITHHPDGIPHGPHPGRAEASIGAKYTDELAVMMDSFRPLHVALPALEIEDPAYHKSWVEGQHMEFNPPTS from the coding sequence ATGCCCATCTACCACACCCTCGGCCAGATCCCCCGCAAGCGACACATCGCGTTCCGCAAGCCCGACGGCGGGCTGTACGCGGAGGAGCTGATGGGGCACGAGGGATTCACGGGCACGTCGTCGCTGCTGTATCACACGTATCCGCCTACGACCGTGAAGTCCGCGCGGCGGATCAAGGAAGTGGTGTACCAGCCCGACCCCGACCAGACGCTGAAGCACCGGCACTTTCTCACTTCCCGCGCGAAGAAGGGAGGCAGTCCCACGCTCGACCGGACGCCGCTCCTGTTCAACCCCGACATCGCGATGCTGTACGTCGAGCCCGACGAGAACGACGCGCACTTCTACCGCAACGCGCAGGGCGACGAGGTGGTGTACGTCGCGAAGGGGCAGGGGATGCTGGAAACGATCTTCGGCGACCTGCCGTTTCACGAAGGCGACTATCTCGTGATCCACCGCGGGATCATGCACCGGTACAAGCTCGACCTCGGCGCCGAGGCGCCCAAGCTGCTGGTGTTCGAGAGCCGCGGACACGTACGCTGGCCCACGCGCTACCGGAACGAGTTCGGGCAGCTGCTCGAGGGAGCGCCGTACTCCGAGCGCGACATTCGCCGGCCGCTGCAGCTCAACACGCACGACGAGATGGGCGACTTCCCGATCCTCGTGAAGCAGACCAACGGCATCAACGAGATCGTGCTCGACCATCATCCCTTCGACGTCGTGGGCTGGGACGGCTACTTCTATCCGTGGGCGTTCAACATCAACGACTTCGAGCCGATAGTGGGCCGCGTGCACCAGCCGCCCCCCGTCCACCAGACCTTCCAGGGCGACGGGTTCGTTATTTGCTCCTTCTGTCCGCGGCCATATGATTTTCATCCCGAAGCCGTGCCGGCGCCGTACAACCACAGCAACGTGGATTCGGACGAGGTGCTGTACTACGCGTCCAGCGAGTTCATGAGTCGCAAGGGAATCGAGTTCGGGAGCATCACGCACCATCCCGACGGAATCCCGCACGGCCCGCACCCGGGGCGCGCGGAGGCGAGCATCGGGGCCAAGTACACCGACGAGCTGGCGGTCATGATGGACTCGTTCCGTCCGCTGCACGTCGCGCTGCCCGCGCTGGAGATCGAGGATCCCGCTTATCACAAGTCGTGGGTTGAAGGCCAGCACATGGAGTTCAACCCGCCGACGTCATAG
- a CDS encoding Stp1/IreP family PP2C-type Ser/Thr phosphatase has protein sequence MDLAVGMGTDVGRMRSDNEDSLYANANRERGLFIVADGMGGHAAGEVASAMAIDIVSQEISIDDPLERDAPAERIADTLRRANDAIYTRTLTEVDKQGMGTTVSVLFLAGEQYIIGQIGDSRVYLLRDGKLLQLTTDHSYVQEQVDAGLLTPEQARVHPYSNVITRCLGASATVEPDIYEDDAREGDVFLLATDGLTGMVEDSRIAQLLQQKASPSRVVNSLISEANARGGVDNITAVVVHLTGPGSPRIPTTGVHTVPTAV, from the coding sequence GTGGATCTCGCAGTCGGGATGGGCACCGACGTCGGGCGGATGCGATCCGACAACGAAGACAGTCTCTACGCCAACGCCAATCGCGAGCGCGGACTGTTCATCGTCGCCGACGGCATGGGCGGCCACGCCGCCGGGGAAGTCGCGAGCGCGATGGCGATCGACATCGTCTCGCAGGAGATCAGCATCGACGATCCCCTCGAGCGCGACGCGCCCGCCGAGCGGATCGCGGACACCCTGCGGCGCGCCAACGACGCGATCTACACGCGGACGCTGACCGAGGTGGACAAGCAGGGAATGGGGACCACGGTCTCCGTTCTCTTCCTCGCCGGCGAGCAGTACATCATCGGCCAGATCGGGGACTCCCGCGTCTATCTGCTGCGCGACGGCAAGCTGCTGCAGCTCACAACCGACCACTCCTACGTTCAGGAGCAGGTGGACGCCGGGCTCCTCACCCCCGAGCAGGCGCGCGTGCACCCGTACAGCAACGTCATCACGCGCTGCCTCGGCGCGAGCGCCACGGTGGAGCCGGACATCTACGAGGACGACGCGCGCGAGGGCGACGTGTTCCTGCTCGCCACCGATGGGCTCACGGGAATGGTCGAGGACTCGCGCATCGCGCAGTTGCTCCAGCAGAAGGCTTCGCCCTCGCGCGTCGTGAACTCGCTCATCAGCGAAGCCAACGCGCGCGGCGGAGTGGACAACATCACGGCCGTCGTCGTCCACCTCACGGGACCGGGCTCGCCGCGGATTCCGACCACCGGCGTCCACACGGTCCCCACCGCCGTCTGA
- a CDS encoding GlsB/YeaQ/YmgE family stress response membrane protein, giving the protein MSILAWIVLGLIAGAIAKALMPGDDPGGFIVTAIIGIVGAVIGGFLGNTLMGAPLSGFSLWSLLLAVIGALILLWVYRLTTKGKRVP; this is encoded by the coding sequence ATGTCCATCCTTGCCTGGATCGTGCTGGGGCTCATCGCCGGCGCGATAGCGAAAGCTCTCATGCCGGGGGATGATCCCGGCGGCTTCATCGTGACCGCGATAATCGGAATCGTAGGAGCGGTGATCGGTGGATTCCTCGGCAACACCCTCATGGGGGCGCCGCTCTCGGGGTTCTCGCTCTGGAGCCTCCTTCTGGCGGTGATCGGCGCGCTGATCCTGCTGTGGGTCTACCGCCTGACTACGAAAGGAAAACGAGTTCCCTGA
- the hppD gene encoding 4-hydroxyphenylpyruvate dioxygenase, with amino-acid sequence MGTATLAGPETTTDVFPINGTDYIEFWVGNAKQASLYYRTAWGYKVTAYRGPETGVRDRVSYLLEQGKIRLVLTSALGPDGPIAGHVHRHGDGVRDLALWVDDAREAFQLAVERGARPAKEPEVSKDKDGEFITAAIHTYGDTIHTLVERRNYRGLFMPGFQPAASEYSPEPVGLKYVDHCVGNVELGKMNAWVKFYEDVMGFKNLISFDDKDISTEYSSLMSKVVSNGNERIKFPINEPAAGKKKSQIDEYLEFYHGPGVQHMALSTDDIIHTVSELRRRGIEFLRVPTTYYDDLIERVGKIDEDVEPLKDLGILVDRDPDGYLLQIFTKPVQDRPTVFYEIIQRKGARSFGKGNFKALFEAIEREQALRGNL; translated from the coding sequence ATGGGTACGGCAACTCTGGCTGGTCCCGAGACCACGACGGACGTCTTCCCGATCAACGGGACCGATTACATAGAGTTCTGGGTCGGCAACGCCAAGCAGGCCAGCCTGTACTACAGGACGGCGTGGGGCTACAAGGTTACCGCCTACCGCGGCCCCGAGACCGGCGTGCGCGACCGGGTCAGCTATCTCCTCGAGCAGGGCAAGATCAGGCTGGTGCTGACGTCGGCGCTCGGACCTGACGGGCCGATCGCCGGGCACGTGCACCGGCACGGCGACGGCGTGCGCGACCTGGCCTTGTGGGTGGACGACGCGCGCGAGGCTTTCCAGCTCGCGGTCGAGCGGGGCGCCAGGCCCGCGAAGGAGCCGGAGGTCAGCAAGGACAAGGACGGCGAATTCATCACCGCCGCCATCCACACGTACGGCGACACCATCCACACGCTGGTCGAGCGGCGGAACTACCGCGGGCTGTTCATGCCCGGGTTCCAGCCGGCGGCGAGCGAGTACAGTCCCGAGCCCGTCGGCCTGAAGTACGTCGACCACTGCGTCGGCAACGTCGAGCTCGGCAAGATGAACGCGTGGGTGAAGTTCTACGAGGACGTGATGGGGTTCAAGAATCTCATCTCGTTCGACGACAAGGACATCTCCACCGAGTACTCGTCGCTGATGTCGAAAGTCGTGAGCAACGGCAACGAGCGCATCAAGTTCCCGATCAACGAGCCCGCGGCCGGCAAGAAGAAGTCGCAGATCGACGAGTACCTCGAGTTCTATCACGGCCCGGGCGTGCAACACATGGCGCTCTCCACGGACGACATCATCCACACGGTGAGCGAGCTACGGCGCCGCGGGATCGAGTTTCTCCGGGTGCCCACGACCTACTACGACGACCTCATCGAGCGCGTCGGCAAGATCGACGAGGACGTGGAGCCGCTCAAGGATTTGGGCATTCTCGTGGACCGCGATCCGGACGGCTACCTGCTGCAGATATTCACCAAGCCCGTGCAGGACCGGCCCACGGTCTTTTACGAGATCATCCAGCGCAAAGGCGCCCGCAGCTTCGGGAAAGGAAATTTCAAAGCCCTGTTCGAAGCCATCGAGCGCGAGCAGGCCTTGAGAGGGAACCTGTGA